Proteins encoded together in one Bosea sp. (in: a-proteobacteria) window:
- a CDS encoding microcin C ABC transporter permease YejB: MLSYIARRLALMVPTLFGILLVSFVIVQFAPGGPVERVISQLQNPNSSAMDRVSGGQMGDAGAQGDASAYRGAQGLDPAFIKELEKQFGFDKPAHERFLKMLGDYARFDFGRSYFRDAPVLQLIREKLPVSITLGLWMTLISYAISIPLGIRKAMKEGSRFDTWTSAVVILGYAIPSFLFAILLIVLFAGGSFWQIFPLRGLTSDNWAQLSLIGKARDYLWHITLPVLAMALGAFATSTLLTKNSFLDEIRKQYVLTARMKGLSERRVLYGHVFRNAMLIVIAGFPGAFVNALFAGSLLIETIFSLDGLGLLSFEAIVNRDYPVVFANLYIFSLIGLVVHLITDLTYSWVDPRIDFESREA, from the coding sequence ATGCTGAGCTACATCGCCCGGCGCCTGGCGCTGATGGTGCCGACGCTGTTCGGCATCCTGCTGGTCTCCTTCGTCATCGTGCAGTTCGCGCCGGGCGGCCCGGTCGAGCGCGTGATCTCGCAGCTCCAGAACCCCAACAGCAGCGCGATGGACCGCGTCAGTGGCGGGCAGATGGGCGATGCCGGCGCGCAGGGCGACGCTTCGGCCTATCGCGGCGCGCAGGGGCTCGACCCCGCCTTCATCAAGGAGCTGGAAAAGCAGTTCGGCTTCGACAAGCCGGCGCATGAGCGCTTCCTGAAGATGCTCGGCGACTATGCCCGCTTCGATTTCGGCCGCAGCTATTTCCGCGACGCGCCGGTGCTCCAGCTGATCAGGGAGAAGCTGCCGGTCTCGATCACGCTCGGCCTGTGGATGACGCTGATCTCCTATGCGATCTCGATCCCGCTCGGCATCCGCAAGGCGATGAAGGAGGGCTCGCGCTTCGACACCTGGACGAGCGCCGTCGTCATCCTCGGCTACGCCATACCGAGCTTCCTGTTCGCGATCCTCCTGATCGTGCTCTTCGCCGGCGGCTCGTTCTGGCAGATCTTCCCGCTGCGCGGCCTGACCTCCGACAATTGGGCGCAGCTCAGCCTGATCGGCAAGGCCAGGGACTATCTCTGGCACATCACGCTGCCGGTCCTGGCGATGGCGCTCGGCGCCTTCGCCACCTCGACGCTTTTGACCAAGAACTCCTTCCTCGACGAGATCCGCAAGCAATACGTGCTGACCGCCCGGATGAAGGGCCTGAGCGAGCGGCGCGTGCTCTACGGCCATGTCTTCCGCAACGCGATGCTGATCGTCATCGCCGGCTTCCCCGGCGCCTTCGTCAACGCGCTCTTCGCCGGCTCGCTTTTGATCGAGACGATCTTCTCGCTCGACGGGCTGGGGCTTCTCTCCTTCGAGGCGATCGTCAACCGCGACTATCCGGTCGTCTTCGCCAATCTCTACATCTTCTCGCTGATCGGCCTCGTCGTGCACCTGATCACCGACCTGACCTATAGCTGGGTCGACCCCCGCATCGATTTCGAGAGCCGGGAGGCGTGA
- a CDS encoding extracellular solute-binding protein — MRRRITRRGFLEAAGTAAVAGILPGPAGTGLAQEREAHGLSTFGELALPPDFPHFPYVNPKAPKGGSLTVQIKSRSGNQGADSFDTLNIFVLQGSGAAGMDACFDSLMSGSGDEPGALYGLLAKSVAASPDRLSYRFRLRPEARFHDGSRVTAADVAFSMNILKTKGHPSYRMMLSELVSSVAEGEDIVVVTLSPRRSRDLHLVVAGLPVFSEKFWSTRNFEASTLEPPLGSGAYKVGRFEQGRFIEFERVPDYWAKDLPVNVGLNNFDRVRWEYFRDRQVAFEAFKSGSITFNEEFTSKFWATAYDFPAVHEGKVRKETFKRTAPVGSQGWIFNLRRKKFSDPRIREALGLAFDFEWTNRNIMFGLYSRMTSYFENSDSKAAGKPSEAELALLEPFRGKVPDEVFGEPWLPPVSNGSGSDRNLLQRADEMLRAAGCKRDGSNLKLPDGQPFEIEFLDSQTVLQPHTQPFQANLKRLGIRATSRIVDDSQYQRRVDDFEFDVISRALGGSAIPSDTLRIVYGSEAAKTRGSLNAGGVSDPAIDAMIQRIGQADSYAEVVVAAKCLDRLLRAGRYWIPMWWNPGEWIAYWDMYDRPETKPKYGSGAPGIWWYDAEKAKRIGKA; from the coding sequence ATGCGCAGGCGCATCACACGCCGCGGATTTCTGGAAGCGGCAGGCACCGCCGCGGTCGCGGGCATCCTGCCCGGCCCGGCCGGAACGGGGCTGGCGCAGGAAAGGGAAGCGCACGGGCTCTCGACCTTCGGCGAGCTCGCCCTGCCCCCGGACTTCCCGCATTTTCCCTATGTGAACCCCAAGGCTCCCAAGGGCGGGAGCTTGACCGTCCAGATCAAGAGCCGCTCCGGCAACCAGGGCGCCGACAGCTTCGACACCCTGAACATCTTCGTGCTGCAGGGCAGCGGCGCCGCCGGGATGGACGCCTGCTTCGACAGCCTGATGTCCGGCTCGGGCGACGAGCCCGGCGCGCTCTACGGGCTCCTGGCGAAAAGCGTCGCGGCCTCGCCCGACAGGCTGAGCTATCGTTTCCGGCTGAGGCCCGAGGCCCGCTTCCATGACGGCTCGCGCGTCACCGCAGCCGACGTCGCCTTCTCGATGAACATCCTGAAGACGAAGGGCCATCCCTCCTATCGCATGATGCTGAGCGAGCTCGTCTCGTCCGTCGCCGAGGGCGAGGACATCGTCGTGGTGACGTTGTCGCCCCGGCGCAGCCGCGATCTGCACCTCGTCGTCGCGGGATTGCCGGTCTTCTCCGAAAAATTCTGGTCGACCCGCAATTTCGAGGCCTCGACGCTGGAGCCGCCGCTGGGCTCCGGCGCCTACAAGGTCGGCCGCTTCGAGCAGGGCCGCTTCATCGAATTCGAGCGCGTGCCCGATTATTGGGCGAAAGACCTGCCGGTGAATGTCGGCCTCAATAATTTCGACCGGGTGCGCTGGGAATATTTCCGCGACCGCCAGGTGGCGTTCGAGGCCTTCAAGAGCGGATCGATCACCTTCAACGAGGAGTTCACCTCGAAATTCTGGGCGACGGCCTATGACTTCCCCGCCGTGCATGAAGGCAAGGTCAGGAAGGAGACCTTCAAGCGCACCGCGCCGGTCGGCTCGCAGGGGTGGATCTTCAATCTCAGGCGGAAGAAATTCTCCGATCCGCGCATTCGCGAAGCGCTGGGGCTGGCTTTCGATTTCGAATGGACCAACCGCAACATCATGTTCGGCCTCTATAGCCGCATGACCTCCTATTTCGAGAATTCCGACTCCAAGGCGGCCGGGAAACCCTCGGAAGCGGAATTGGCCCTGCTCGAGCCGTTCCGGGGCAAGGTTCCCGACGAGGTCTTCGGCGAGCCCTGGCTGCCGCCCGTCTCGAACGGCTCCGGCAGCGACCGCAACCTGTTGCAGCGCGCCGACGAGATGCTGCGGGCCGCCGGCTGCAAGCGCGACGGCAGCAACCTGAAGCTGCCCGACGGCCAACCCTTCGAGATCGAGTTCCTCGACTCGCAAACCGTGCTCCAGCCTCATACGCAGCCGTTCCAGGCCAATCTCAAGCGGCTGGGCATCCGCGCCACCTCGCGCATCGTCGACGATTCGCAATATCAGCGCCGGGTCGACGATTTCGAGTTCGACGTGATCAGCCGCGCGCTCGGCGGCAGCGCGATCCCCAGCGACACCCTGCGCATCGTCTACGGCTCGGAGGCCGCGAAGACGCGCGGTTCGCTCAATGCCGGAGGCGTTTCGGACCCCGCCATCGATGCGATGATCCAGCGGATCGGCCAGGCGGACAGCTACGCCGAGGTGGTCGTCGCCGCGAAATGCCTCGACCGGCTTTTACGCGCCGGCCGCTACTGGATCCCGATGTGGTGGAACCCGGGCGAATGGATCGCCTATTGGGACATGTACGACCGGCCAGAGACCAAGCCGAAATACGGCTCCGGCGCGCCGGGGATCTGGTGGTACGACGCCGAGAAGGCCAAGCGGATCGGAAAGGCGTGA
- a CDS encoding cytochrome c family protein, whose translation MNIEANKIAGAVLSTLLVVMGLNMTAGIVFAPKKPVVPGFDLPSEEASAGGGTAAAPAAEEPIAVRLAKADVAKGEKATAACKACHTFDKGGANKVGPHLFGVFGRNEGAVDGFGYSAAMKGRTDKTWDADALDHFLKSPKAYVPGTAMAFAGIAKPETRADVIAYLNSLADSPQPLPKP comes from the coding sequence ATGAACATCGAAGCCAACAAGATCGCCGGCGCGGTTCTCTCCACGCTGCTCGTCGTGATGGGCCTCAACATGACGGCGGGCATCGTCTTCGCGCCGAAGAAGCCGGTGGTGCCGGGCTTCGATCTGCCGAGCGAGGAAGCGTCCGCCGGCGGCGGCACCGCCGCCGCGCCCGCCGCGGAGGAGCCGATCGCGGTGCGCCTCGCCAAGGCCGACGTCGCCAAGGGCGAGAAGGCCACCGCCGCCTGCAAGGCCTGCCACACCTTCGACAAGGGCGGGGCCAACAAGGTCGGCCCGCATCTCTTCGGCGTCTTCGGCCGCAACGAGGGCGCGGTCGACGGCTTCGGCTATTCGGCCGCGATGAAGGGCCGCACCGACAAGACCTGGGACGCCGACGCGCTCGACCACTTCCTGAAGAGCCCGAAGGCTTACGTGCCCGGCACCGCCATGGCCTTCGCCGGCATCGCCAAGCCCGAGACCCGCGCCGACGTCATCGCCTATCTGAACTCGCTGGCGGATTCGCCGCAGCCGCTGCCGAAGCCCTGA